A stretch of the Lolium perenne isolate Kyuss_39 chromosome 3, Kyuss_2.0, whole genome shotgun sequence genome encodes the following:
- the LOC127340053 gene encoding uncharacterized protein, with amino-acid sequence MTEANKIQRLQHCLSMLDENSPCRFKDMDNFVHIDEKWFDMTRVNNSYYLLPEEAKPLRTVKNKNSIGKVMFLAAVAKPRYGERGVVTFDGKIGTWAFVKETPAPKKSKLRPKGTLELKNVKVTQDVMRQYMCNPVIPAIQDKWPDEDEGTTIFIQQDNAKPHLLPHDDGFRQAVAQTDLDIQLMQQPPNSPDLNVLDLALFRSLQSLTDARAPKNIKELIEGVEEEYNDYEVNKLSRSFFTLKTVMIEIMRAE; translated from the coding sequence ATGACAGAAGCTAACAAAATACAGAGGCTACAACATTGCCTTTCTATGCTCGATGAGAACTCACCATGTAGGTTCAAGGATATGGACAACTTTGTCCATATTGATGAAAAATGGTTCGACATGACTAGAGTGAACAACTCATACTACCTACTCCCAGAAGAGGCAAAACCATTGCGCACAGTGAAAAATAAGAATAGCATCGGAAAAGTGATGTTCCTCGCGGCAGTTGCCAAGCCAAGGTATGGCGAAAGAGGGGTAGTCACGTTTGATGGCAAGATTGGGACATGGGCATTTGTGAAGGAGACCCCAGCTCCTAAGAAGAGTAAACTTAGACCTAAAGGAACACTTGAGCTAAAAAATGTGAAAGTTACCCAAGATGTCATGAGACAATACATGTGCAATCCAGTGATTCCAGCCATCCAAGACAAATGGCCCGATGAGGATGAAGGAACAACAATCTTCATTCAACAAGATAATGCGAAACCTCACCTCCTCCCTCATGATGATGGTTTCCGACAGGCAGTAGCACAGACTGACCTAGACATTCAATTAATGCAACAACCTCCGAACAGCCCGGACTTGAATGTGCTTGATCTAGCCTTGTTCAGGTCACTGCAGTCCCTTACTGACGCGAGAGCACCTAAGAATATAAAGGAACTGATAGAGGGTGTGGAAGAAGAATACAATGACTATGAGGTCAACAAACTAAGTAGAAGCTTCTTCACACTCAAGACAGTTATGATTGAGATAATGCGGGCAGAATGA
- the LOC127344540 gene encoding uncharacterized protein has translation MPVAVTHEEGEGSGSRKSCSPALRRGRKRNRGGTSTAEAMTTRSRARDQQQFSRSKSARNKLDGSGERLPSEGCGKRKKAKLDGSGRRVSSERSSRKRKRRLERKAKKRTRGEEEEDGSCSSAGSSPLREPYMPHDIVIGKSIDPLIYDKYSDMQDKYYRKIARQMEIPMLYERTPPNCLVNDPTLLHIREPARQIVLSAAQFVVGLSSSIDGKPLAWCSGILKDLDRKKRTGTVVTTAHLIRTARPSPDAWLCRDEYASNVKVTVHLRGGAVAKGRLLYHQKHYNLAFFRVKMHQSIQLPHFIDKVECAQDIFELGRDESVKLVIHHGRVKYSNPDVYERNHHMRIEGPHRNREYDNGGPVIDLDGKVVGMIDSCPEGSFIPSSILLKCFHLWENFGRIRRPHLGLKFSAISLLNPVHVEDILIKHKIKEGLIVLEVSADSTAEKCGIRVGDVVERVNGKCISTVVELEDMLLSIVVNSEDGLDSDLDVEIQIYCTRRHLRRIKVLTVKVSEDAEFVARGLQVFSASGLVTSSPRTSPSTSPSEPRLEEERCYAY, from the exons ATGCCGGTTGCCGTCACACATGAGGAGGGGGAGGGGTCCGGATCCAGGAAATCCTGCTCCCCTGCGCTCCGTCGAGGCAGGAAGCGGAACAGGGGTGGGACCTCTACCGCCGAGGCCATGACGACCCGGTCGAGGGCGCGCGATCAGCAGCAATTCTCGCGCTCCAAATCGGCAAGGAACAAGCTTGATGGGAGCGGTGAGAGATTGCCATCGGAGGGGTGCGGGAAAAGGAAAAAAGCCAAGCTTGATGGGAGCGGCCGGCGAGTATCATCGGAGAGGTCCTCCAGGAAACGGAAAAGGAGGTTGGAGAGGAAGGCAAAGAAGAGAACtaggggggaggaggaggaggatggctCCTGCTCCTCTGCAGGCAGCTCTCCGCTTCGCGAGCCTTACATGCCCCATGACATTGTAATAGGAAAATCCATCGACCCTTTGATATACGACAAGTATAGCGATATGCAGGACAAGTACTACCGGAAAATAG CTCGCCAGATGGAAATACCCATGCTTTATGAGCGTACACCTCCAAATTGCCTGGTTAATGATCCAACCCTCCTTCACATCCGTGAACCTGCAAGGCAGATAGTGCTTTCTGCTGCTCAATTTGTCGTTGGCCTTTCTTCCTCAATAG ATGGTAAGCCGCTAGCATGGTGTTCTGGTATATTGAAGGATTTGGATAGAAAGAAGAGAACTGGTACCGTTGTGACGACTGCACATCTGATTCGCACGGCGCGTCCATCACCGGATGCTTGGTTATGCAGAGACGAGTATGCTTCTAATGTTAAG GTTACTGTCCACTTGCGGGGTGGCGCCGTTGCAAAGGGCCGCCTGCTCTACCACCAGAAGCACTATAATCTTGCTTTCTTCAGGGTTAAAATGCATCAATCTATTCAGTTACCCCATTTTATCGATAAAgtggaatgtgctcaagacatttTTGAGCTTGGAAGAGATGAAtctgtcaaactagtgatacatcaTGGTAGAGTGAAATATTCGAATCCAGACGTGTATGAGCGGAATCACCATATGCGCATTGAAGGTCCACATCGAAACCGTGAG TATGATAATGGAGGTCCTGTCATTGACTTAGACGGGAAGGTTGTGGGAATGATCGACAGTTGTCCAGAAGGGTCTTTTATACCTTCTTCAATTTTACTCAAGTGCTTTCATCTGTGGGAAAACTTTGG GCGCATCCGTCGACCCCACCTTGGATTGAAATTTTCTGCCATCAGCCTTCTAAACCCTGTTCATGTTGAGGATATATTGATCAAGCATAAGATTAAGGAGGGTCTTATTGTTCTAGAG GTGTCAGCAGACTCTACTGCTGAAAAATGTGGAATTCGAGTTGGGGATGTGGTTGAACGTGTCAATGGAAAATGCATTTCTACTGTTGTGGAG TTAGAAGACATGTTGCTGAGCATAGTGGTGAACAGTGAAGATGGCCTTGATTCTGATCTGGATGTGGAG ATTCAGATATACTGCACGCGTAGACATCTTCGGAGAATCAAAGTATTGACTGTGAAGGTATCTGAAGATGCTGAATTTGTTGCAAGAGGCTTACAGGTTTTCTCAG CTTCCGGTCTGGTGACTTCTTCACCCCGTACTTCACCCAGTACTTCACCAAGTGAGCCCAG GCTAGAGGAGGAACGTTGTTACGCCTATTAA